A window from Malania oleifera isolate guangnan ecotype guangnan chromosome 7, ASM2987363v1, whole genome shotgun sequence encodes these proteins:
- the LOC131160651 gene encoding zinc-finger homeodomain protein 2-like, which produces MEFEDPEEHEEEIGLPAGYDSLGNSGRLKMGPSGGEPPQAAAGAGRKPRYRECMKNHAVGHGGHAVDGCCEFMPAGGEGTLDALRCAACNCHRNFHRKEAAEGDGSYGGGQYIHQQYYQQQPLFYRPLVPRGVAPPALALPSTSGGGGSRGEEQEEGTNVGKKRFRTKFTADQKEKMLGLAERMGWRIQKQDEAAVQQFCEESGVKRHVLKVWMHNNKHTLGKKP; this is translated from the coding sequence ATGGAATTCGAGGATCCAGAGGAGCACGAGGAAGAGATTGGGTTGCCGGCGGGCTACGACTCGCTGGGGAACTCGGGCAGACTCAAAATGGGCCCTTCCGGCGGAGAACCGCCACAGGCTGCGGCCGGAGCGGGTCGGAAACCCAGGTACAGGGAGTGCATGAAGAACCACGCGGTGGGGCACGGCGGCCACGCCGTGGACGGCTGCTGCGAGTTCATGCCGGCGGGGGGCGAGGGCACGCTCGACGCCCTAAGGTGCGCGGCGTGCAACTGCCACCGGAATTTCCACAGGAAGGAGGCGGCGGAGGGGGACGGCAGCTACGGCGGAGGGCAGTATATCCACCAGCAGTACTACCAGCAGCAGCCGTTGTTTTATCGGCCGTTGGTTCCGAGGGGGGTGGCGCCGCCGGCGCTGGCGCTGCCGTCAACGTCGGGGGGAGGGGGGAGCAGGGGAGAGGAGCAGGAGGAGGGGACGAATGTGGGGAAGAAGCGGTTCAGGACGAAGTTCACGGCGGATCAGAAGGAGAAGATGCTGGGGTTGGCGGAGAGGATGGGGTGGAGGATACAGAAGCAGGACGAGGCGGCGGTGCAGCAGTTCTGCGAGGAGAGTGGGGTGAAGAGGCACGTCCTCAAGGTTTGGATGCACAACAACAAGCACACTCTTGGTAAGAAACCCTAA